From Acidobacteriota bacterium, one genomic window encodes:
- a CDS encoding fatty acid desaturase — protein MQNVIEFEPSRAGKYNWHTIIAVSLFHIAAVAALFTFSWQNLAATLIIWWIASSWGIGIAYHRLLTHRGFTTSKWMMRFLATCGTLGLQSGPISWVTTHRLHHAFTDTDKDPHSPNKGAWWAHIGWIFQGTGQNQPEAVRQRYSPDLMKDPYLVFIDKYYYVSTLILAGGLFAFGGLSMVLWAVVLRIVVSWHFTWMVNSVTHIWGSRRFESRDDSRNNGLVAAVTFGEGWHNNHHAFPRSAKHGFTWKEFDINWYQLQIMEKLGLISNVYAYDLATQSESPKEMRKAA, from the coding sequence ATGCAAAACGTTATTGAATTTGAGCCGTCGCGGGCCGGGAAATACAACTGGCATACGATCATTGCCGTTTCTCTCTTTCACATTGCGGCTGTCGCGGCGTTGTTTACATTTAGCTGGCAGAATCTTGCCGCTACCTTGATCATCTGGTGGATCGCGTCGAGCTGGGGAATCGGCATCGCGTACCATCGTTTGCTGACGCATCGCGGCTTTACGACCTCAAAATGGATGATGCGTTTTCTGGCCACTTGTGGAACCCTCGGACTGCAGTCCGGCCCTATCTCCTGGGTGACGACGCACCGTTTGCATCACGCCTTTACCGACACCGACAAAGATCCGCATAGCCCTAATAAAGGTGCGTGGTGGGCTCATATAGGTTGGATATTTCAGGGAACCGGCCAGAATCAGCCTGAGGCAGTACGTCAGCGTTACTCGCCCGATCTGATGAAAGACCCATATTTGGTGTTCATCGATAAATATTATTACGTCTCGACCTTGATCCTCGCGGGCGGATTGTTCGCGTTCGGCGGATTGTCGATGGTTTTGTGGGCGGTCGTTCTGCGTATCGTTGTTAGCTGGCACTTCACGTGGATGGTTAACTCGGTCACGCACATCTGGGGCAGCCGCCGGTTCGAATCGCGTGACGACTCGAGAAACAATGGCCTTGTCGCCGCTGTCACATTTGGCGAAGGCTGGCACAATAACCACCACGCTTTCCCGCGTTCGGCGAAGCATGGCTTTACCTGGAAGGAGTTTGATATCAACTGGTACCAACTGCAGATCATGGAAAAGCTAGGCCTTATATCAAACGTTTATGCGTATGATCTCGCTACCCAATCGGAATCGCCGAAAGAGATGCGGAAAGCGGCTTAA
- a CDS encoding lysophospholipid acyltransferase family protein, which translates to MARKSKPQIWTEYALAKAILVFLGILPRKAAVSFCFGIAGLGYHLFSKLRRVGLRSLELAFPEKTETEREALLKASFLGFGRTLGVVAGFARVSRENVGDLIETDFDPEFEAEFARLREQKRGILILTGHIGNWELFALAYSMFFGPANLLSRKMDNPKIDAMVENLRSSFGNRQIDKINSAGPILRILNKGETVGILADVNTHPKEGVFVPFFGIDACTTAGVAMLAQRANAVIVPLFAVWNEEKGKYTMINEKIIEPANTGDRKTDIETTTAEFTAALERVIRIYPDQWIWIHRRWKTRPPGEPELYDNI; encoded by the coding sequence ATGGCCCGAAAAAGTAAGCCCCAGATCTGGACCGAGTACGCACTTGCTAAGGCGATACTTGTTTTTCTCGGTATCCTGCCGCGAAAGGCGGCCGTTTCTTTTTGTTTTGGGATCGCTGGGCTCGGCTATCATCTTTTTAGCAAACTTCGCCGCGTCGGTCTGCGGAGTCTGGAACTTGCCTTTCCCGAAAAAACGGAGACCGAGCGAGAGGCGTTGCTAAAAGCCTCTTTTCTCGGTTTCGGCCGCACACTTGGCGTGGTCGCCGGATTTGCGCGTGTCTCGCGTGAAAATGTCGGTGATCTGATCGAAACCGACTTTGACCCCGAATTTGAAGCGGAGTTTGCACGGCTTCGGGAACAAAAACGCGGCATCCTTATCTTGACCGGGCATATTGGCAACTGGGAATTGTTTGCTTTGGCATATTCGATGTTCTTCGGCCCCGCAAATCTGCTATCGCGAAAAATGGACAATCCGAAGATCGACGCGATGGTCGAAAACCTTCGTTCTAGCTTTGGCAACCGGCAGATCGACAAGATCAACTCAGCCGGCCCGATCCTTCGAATATTAAATAAAGGGGAGACCGTGGGAATTCTGGCCGACGTTAACACTCACCCAAAAGAGGGCGTTTTCGTACCATTTTTCGGTATCGACGCGTGCACGACGGCCGGTGTTGCGATGCTCGCGCAAAGAGCGAACGCCGTGATCGTTCCGCTTTTTGCCGTCTGGAATGAAGAAAAAGGAAAATACACGATGATCAACGAAAAGATCATCGAGCCAGCAAATACCGGCGACCGCAAGACAGATATCGAGACCACGACCGCAGAATTCACTGCCGCTCTCGAACGCGTCATCCGTATATATCCCGACCAATGGATATGGATCCACCGCCGCTGGAAGACGCGACCACCAGGCGAACCGGAGCTTTATGACAACATCTGA
- a CDS encoding cysteine-rich CWC family protein: MTTSEPKICGSCGNSFGCGAKADGCWCVNVSLPPEIADDLKLKYEDCLCPVCLTALETLPSIVVTYPNGATEIIAGAVRADTENYHEGMFDFYDERGTLLKQISMSANIDWKLIGPKNSENTI, from the coding sequence ATGACAACATCTGAACCGAAGATTTGCGGATCCTGTGGCAACTCGTTCGGCTGCGGAGCAAAAGCCGATGGCTGCTGGTGCGTGAACGTTTCGCTCCCTCCCGAAATTGCTGACGACCTGAAGCTAAAATACGAAGACTGCCTGTGCCCGGTGTGTCTGACGGCCCTCGAAACGCTGCCATCAATCGTCGTCACATATCCGAATGGTGCAACGGAGATCATAGCCGGAGCCGTTCGCGCTGACACGGAGAATTATCACGAAGGAATGTTCGATTTTTACGACGAACGAGGCACACTCTTGAAACAGATCAGTATGAGTGCGAATATCGATTGGAAATTGATCGGCCCGAAAAATTCCGAAAATACAATATGA
- a CDS encoding cyanophycinase — protein sequence MKMKARFTLGFAVFVLLVQLAAGQQRLMVVGGGTRPAEATKKFVEWSGGTKSKILVITWASGEEDSSYDGTQKVFMAANPGSVEHAVVKPLDAERRAKFIEQLKNATGVYFGGGDQNRIMDVLKDEELLKLIRAKYAAGTPFGGTSAGAAVMSDPMMTGEADLKILDGKKVGVRPAIGFVPDVMFDQHFLLRQRHNRLFGFVMENPRYLGIGINEGMAVMIENNRDLTTVGPTQVMFIDAKDRKGAMLVHFLNAGERFDLKKRKPIKK from the coding sequence ATGAAAATGAAAGCCCGCTTTACTCTCGGTTTTGCCGTTTTTGTTTTGCTGGTTCAGCTCGCAGCCGGACAGCAACGTCTCATGGTTGTCGGCGGCGGAACGCGTCCGGCTGAGGCCACTAAAAAATTCGTCGAATGGAGCGGAGGAACGAAGTCGAAGATCCTCGTTATCACGTGGGCGAGCGGTGAAGAAGATTCGAGTTATGACGGAACGCAAAAGGTCTTTATGGCAGCGAATCCAGGTTCGGTTGAGCATGCGGTCGTGAAGCCACTCGATGCGGAAAGACGGGCGAAATTCATCGAACAGCTAAAAAACGCCACCGGTGTTTATTTTGGCGGCGGCGATCAGAATCGGATCATGGATGTACTAAAAGATGAGGAGCTTCTAAAACTGATCCGTGCCAAATACGCCGCCGGGACACCGTTCGGCGGAACGAGCGCCGGAGCCGCAGTGATGTCCGATCCGATGATGACGGGCGAAGCAGATCTCAAGATCCTCGATGGAAAGAAAGTCGGTGTCCGCCCGGCCATCGGGTTTGTGCCCGATGTGATGTTTGACCAGCATTTTCTTCTTAGACAAAGGCACAACCGCCTCTTCGGCTTCGTAATGGAGAACCCTAGATACCTCGGCATCGGCATTAACGAAGGCATGGCCGTGATGATCGAAAACAACCGCGATCTCACTACAGTTGGTCCGACGCAGGTGATGTTTATCGATGCGAAAGACCGCAAAGGGGCGATGTTGGTCCACTTCCTTAATGCCGGAGAACGATTTGACCTCAAGAAGCGAAAACCGATAAAAAAGTAG
- a CDS encoding Nramp family divalent metal transporter, with protein MDRNDNPVKRLIDRLGPGLITGASDDDPSGIGTYSQAGAALGYATLWTAIVTLPLMVVVQHICAKIGMVSGRGLAGVLNRYYSKKLLFPVVFGLVIANTINAGADIAAIAAAINMFVPIPIAAMVIPIAIAIVVLQIWGSYRLIMKIFKWLTLSLFAYVIAAFLAKPDWYAVAKATFLPQISFTSEYITTIVAILGTTISPYLFFWEASEEVEEEKSEGRANLSERKGATDVEIRKEKIDTIVGMLFCNVVFYFVIVSAGATLHVTGQTNIQSATEAAQALRPLAGHFATVLFGIGLVGAGLLAIPVLTGSAAYAVAETFGWPSGLDEKPRHAKKFYGIIAASTLVGVLIDFAGINPISALFWTAVINGVVAPPLLVVVMLVANNKKVMGDRTNGLWTNIVGWLADSGMFAAAIAMFVTWGS; from the coding sequence ATGGATCGAAACGACAATCCAGTAAAGCGTCTAATCGACCGCCTCGGTCCCGGGTTGATCACCGGTGCTTCGGATGACGATCCTTCGGGGATCGGGACGTATTCGCAGGCTGGGGCGGCGCTCGGGTATGCAACCCTGTGGACCGCGATCGTGACGCTGCCGTTGATGGTTGTCGTCCAGCATATTTGTGCGAAGATCGGTATGGTGAGTGGACGGGGGCTTGCCGGCGTACTGAATCGGTATTATTCGAAAAAGCTACTTTTTCCAGTCGTTTTCGGTCTCGTGATCGCGAATACGATCAACGCCGGAGCCGATATTGCAGCTATCGCAGCAGCGATCAATATGTTCGTCCCCATCCCGATCGCGGCGATGGTCATTCCTATCGCTATCGCGATCGTCGTTCTTCAGATATGGGGCTCGTATCGGCTGATCATGAAGATCTTTAAGTGGCTAACACTCTCACTTTTTGCTTATGTGATCGCCGCGTTCCTTGCCAAACCTGATTGGTACGCGGTCGCAAAAGCCACTTTCCTGCCGCAGATCTCATTCACGAGTGAATACATCACCACGATAGTTGCAATCCTCGGTACGACCATTTCGCCCTATCTTTTCTTTTGGGAGGCAAGCGAGGAGGTCGAGGAAGAGAAGAGCGAAGGCCGGGCGAACCTCTCCGAGCGGAAAGGCGCGACCGATGTCGAAATTAGAAAAGAGAAGATCGATACCATCGTCGGTATGCTCTTTTGCAATGTTGTTTTTTATTTCGTGATCGTTTCGGCAGGAGCAACGCTCCATGTCACGGGACAGACAAATATTCAGTCAGCGACCGAGGCGGCTCAGGCTCTACGCCCGCTCGCAGGACATTTTGCGACCGTTTTGTTCGGCATTGGACTGGTCGGCGCGGGATTGCTCGCGATCCCGGTTTTGACCGGTTCGGCGGCGTATGCAGTTGCAGAGACATTTGGCTGGCCGTCAGGGCTCGACGAGAAACCGCGCCATGCTAAGAAATTTTACGGCATTATCGCCGCTTCGACACTCGTTGGCGTGCTGATCGATTTTGCCGGGATCAATCCCATCAGCGCGTTGTTTTGGACGGCGGTGATCAACGGCGTCGTCGCTCCGCCGCTGCTTGTCGTCGTGATGCTCGTTGCGAACAACAAGAAAGTTATGGGAGATCGAACGAACGGGCTGTGGACAAACATTGTCGGATGGCTTGCCGACTCGGGGATGTTTGCGGCGGCGATCGCAATGTTTGTGACGTGGGGGAGTTAG